A region from the Phycisphaerales bacterium genome encodes:
- a CDS encoding response regulator, translating to MAIEKEVLTTGEVAKICNVAPRTVSKWFDSGALKGYRIPGSRDRRIPSGELMKFMKAHGIPLEGLASGRTRVLIVDDEKDITMTLERILTEQTSYEVKTAAGAFAAGMEAERFRPHVLLLDIHLGEGDAKQLADQIRRNEHLQHTKIIAMSGKLTDGQAQGLRPSGYDGFLKKPFQVRQVVESIESAMTLVR from the coding sequence ATGGCCATTGAAAAAGAAGTTCTGACGACGGGCGAGGTCGCCAAGATCTGCAACGTCGCTCCTCGGACGGTTTCCAAGTGGTTCGACTCGGGCGCCCTCAAGGGATACCGCATCCCCGGGTCCCGCGACCGGCGCATCCCCAGCGGCGAACTCATGAAGTTCATGAAGGCCCACGGGATCCCGCTCGAAGGCCTCGCCTCGGGGCGCACGCGTGTCCTCATCGTCGACGACGAGAAGGACATCACGATGACGCTCGAACGCATCCTGACCGAGCAGACGAGTTACGAGGTCAAGACGGCGGCGGGCGCGTTCGCCGCCGGCATGGAGGCCGAACGCTTCCGTCCCCACGTTCTCCTCCTCGACATCCATCTGGGCGAGGGCGACGCGAAGCAACTCGCCGACCAGATCCGCCGCAACGAGCACCTCCAGCACACCAAGATCATCGCGATGAGCGGCAAACTCACCGATGGTCAGGCGCAGGGCCTCCGCCCCAGCGGGTACGACGGGTTCCTCAAGAAGCCCTTCCAGGTCCGCCAGGTGGTCGAGTCGATCGAGTCGGCAATGACGCTGGTCCGCTGA
- a CDS encoding prepilin-type N-terminal cleavage/methylation domain-containing protein: MMRFRSRKLNKAFTLVEILIVVVILGILAAIVVPQFTNATNDAQAGNLKSQLKTLQNQIELYAARNNNAYPAFATTGWTDMINGNYVKSAPDNPAFTGTGTRSSVSVADATGSATTAWVFSTATATTAPIPNQLYASNFNEATGAISATTTD; the protein is encoded by the coding sequence ATGATGCGTTTCCGTTCTCGTAAGTTGAATAAGGCGTTCACCCTCGTCGAAATTCTGATCGTCGTCGTCATCCTCGGCATCCTCGCCGCCATCGTCGTGCCCCAGTTCACGAACGCGACCAACGACGCCCAGGCCGGCAACCTCAAGAGCCAGCTCAAGACCCTTCAGAACCAGATCGAGCTCTACGCCGCTCGCAACAACAACGCCTATCCGGCGTTCGCCACCACCGGCTGGACCGACATGATCAACGGCAACTACGTCAAGTCGGCTCCGGATAATCCTGCCTTCACCGGCACCGGCACCCGGTCCTCGGTCTCCGTCGCCGACGCCACCGGCTCCGCGACGACCGCCTGGGTCTTCTCCACCGCTACGGCCACGACGGCCCCGATTCCCAACCAGCTCTACGCCTCGAACTTCAACGAGGCCACCGGCGCGATCTCCGCGACGACCACCGACTGA
- a CDS encoding family 20 glycosylhydrolase encodes MAHEPLPPMLVPAPRRLALGVGRCQARSTWRVRVESDTPTDTVSLANSARNIEIRQHADADGVARIDPTCDIPAGGYRLTITASDEKRGTSPLRILASDATGVRHALQTLAQLTLQYREIPTLEIEDEPGFPIRALMFDVSRTRVPTMEHLREVINTLARLKMNHLQLYTEHAFAYAGHEDVWRDASPITPDEVRTLDAYARDHGITLVANQNCFGHLARWLKLPKYAHLAETQSDWRFLCWPRSGPFSLCPTDPRSLEFVEGLLDQLLPCFSSDLVNIGCDETYDIEFGRSKDEVTRLGRHVVYAKFVNSVAQAVLDRGRRPMFWADIALSRPEAFEMLPKELIALAWGYEDDSPFARWCETICSHGREAWICPGTSSWRSIAGRTTERRANIANAARGGVRHGAGGFLVCDWGDTGHHQQWPITLNALAQAAHAAWNPERADNVDREAVSMHILGDKSLRLADLLDTLGDADLVLRETCGDLARAPSGPSIGTRLRNQSAIFLDLLTPDSMWRDTGAIEHWVHAVEVVRRVAREVPSEIPTLISDELAHTLAFAEFAAERGLRRRTASDSDRPTLAAVWTDRLHALEREHTRLWHLRSRPGGLTESCSHFETMRRNLGLSAPDATPATHVP; translated from the coding sequence GTGGCGCATGAGCCTCTTCCGCCGATGCTGGTGCCCGCACCCCGGCGACTTGCGCTGGGAGTTGGGAGATGCCAGGCACGCTCGACGTGGCGCGTTCGAGTCGAGTCGGACACACCGACCGACACGGTGTCCCTCGCGAACTCGGCTCGCAACATCGAGATCCGCCAGCACGCAGACGCCGATGGCGTGGCCCGCATCGATCCCACCTGCGACATCCCTGCGGGCGGCTATCGACTCACGATCACCGCGAGCGACGAGAAACGCGGAACGAGTCCACTCCGTATCCTCGCCTCCGATGCTACCGGCGTCCGCCATGCGCTCCAGACGCTCGCGCAACTCACCCTGCAATATCGCGAGATACCCACTCTCGAGATCGAGGACGAGCCGGGTTTTCCTATCCGTGCATTGATGTTCGACGTCTCACGCACGCGAGTGCCGACGATGGAGCATCTTCGCGAGGTGATCAACACGCTCGCGCGACTGAAGATGAACCATCTCCAGTTGTACACCGAGCACGCCTTCGCCTACGCGGGGCACGAGGACGTGTGGCGTGACGCCTCGCCGATCACGCCCGACGAGGTGCGCACGCTCGACGCGTACGCCCGCGACCACGGCATCACGCTCGTCGCGAATCAGAACTGCTTCGGACACCTCGCCCGCTGGCTGAAGCTGCCAAAGTACGCACACCTCGCCGAGACGCAGAGCGACTGGCGGTTCCTGTGTTGGCCTCGCTCGGGGCCGTTCTCCTTGTGTCCGACCGATCCTCGCTCGCTGGAGTTCGTTGAGGGCTTGCTCGATCAACTCCTCCCGTGCTTCTCGTCGGATCTCGTCAACATCGGTTGCGACGAGACGTACGACATCGAGTTTGGACGCAGCAAGGACGAGGTCACACGGCTCGGTCGGCATGTCGTCTACGCGAAGTTCGTGAACAGCGTCGCGCAAGCCGTGCTCGATCGCGGGCGTCGCCCCATGTTCTGGGCCGACATCGCGCTCTCCAGACCCGAGGCGTTCGAGATGCTCCCGAAGGAGTTGATCGCCCTCGCGTGGGGGTACGAGGACGACTCGCCATTCGCCCGCTGGTGCGAGACGATCTGCTCGCACGGGCGCGAGGCGTGGATCTGCCCGGGCACGTCCTCGTGGCGGAGCATCGCGGGACGTACAACCGAGCGCCGCGCGAATATTGCGAACGCCGCGCGCGGTGGCGTGCGACACGGCGCGGGCGGCTTCCTTGTCTGCGATTGGGGCGACACCGGGCACCACCAGCAGTGGCCGATCACGCTCAACGCTCTCGCCCAGGCGGCTCACGCGGCATGGAACCCCGAGCGCGCCGACAACGTCGATCGTGAGGCCGTCTCGATGCACATCCTCGGCGACAAATCGCTCCGACTCGCGGATCTGCTCGACACGCTCGGCGACGCCGACCTCGTCCTCCGCGAGACCTGTGGCGATCTCGCACGCGCGCCGAGCGGCCCATCGATCGGCACTCGACTTCGCAATCAGTCCGCGATATTCCTCGATCTCCTCACGCCGGACTCGATGTGGCGAGATACCGGCGCGATCGAGCATTGGGTGCACGCAGTCGAAGTGGTTCGGCGTGTCGCACGCGAAGTTCCTTCAGAGATACCCACGCTTATATCTGATGAACTGGCCCACACACTAGCCTTTGCCGAGTTTGCCGCCGAGCGCGGGCTTCGACGCCGGACGGCCTCGGATTCGGATCGTCCGACGCTCGCCGCCGTGTGGACCGATCGCCTCCACGCACTCGAACGCGAGCACACGCGACTCTGGCATCTCCGCTCACGCCCCGGCGGTCTCACCGAGAGTTGCTCGCACTTCGAGACCATGCGGCGAAACCTGGGACTCTCGGCACCCGACGCCACGCCGGCGACCCACGTGCCCTGA
- a CDS encoding peptide ABC transporter substrate-binding protein, translating into MSSPASLFFSLRRRGRWSWVAMAMPVLLLAAVVAVSALADRPLPRAALTIVDKDSSTLDLHQMSWSQEFRLARLLHEGLVRHDVLAGDMRVMPGLAETWEKSEDSTTFTFHLREGLRWSDGRPLTAEHVRESWRRAMLPDAKNDYDKLFGLLKGGREFTAWRAGALASYTEVRAATGAFPSDASHTHGGGPADHLRSARALLIETYRRFDETVGVEAPDARTLVVELEHPTPHFLDIVAFAPFAAVDVETIERFERLDERSGVVSTDSAWLTPEHLCTSGPFVVSRLRFKRDVRLTKNPNYWAADRVAIDSVEILSIEDPSAQVLAYETGAAEMVADVTAPYVAEMLAAKREFYAEHQSLVDEMRAKGASELEIDRALPRDPRSRIHAFPAYGMYFYNFNCAPRLRDGRPNPFADARVRKAFALAIDKQRIADDVRRLGETPATTVIPPGAIDGYSSPTGCGFDPEEARRLLADAGHANGQGLPVIEILLNKQGGHELIAQAVQRDWRSILGVEVRLEVKETRVFRDDLKNGNFMVSRASWFGDYGDPQTFLDINRTNDNNNDRQYSNPAYDALLVQSERATTLRERYDLQSRAERMLVEEEFPLAPIFRYMNVLLFDAHEVRGVSDHARQIQDFSRVSIDRGEGREE; encoded by the coding sequence ATGTCGTCGCCTGCATCGCTCTTTTTCAGCCTGCGTCGCCGTGGGCGGTGGTCGTGGGTGGCGATGGCGATGCCCGTGCTGTTGCTCGCGGCGGTCGTGGCGGTGTCGGCGCTGGCGGATCGTCCCTTGCCACGGGCGGCGCTGACCATCGTGGACAAGGACTCGTCGACCCTCGACCTGCACCAGATGTCGTGGTCGCAGGAGTTCCGTCTCGCGCGGCTGCTGCACGAGGGGCTGGTGCGCCACGACGTGCTCGCGGGAGACATGCGGGTGATGCCCGGGCTTGCCGAGACGTGGGAGAAGAGCGAGGACTCGACGACGTTCACGTTCCACCTGCGCGAGGGGCTGCGCTGGTCCGACGGGCGCCCGCTGACGGCGGAGCACGTGCGGGAGTCGTGGCGGCGCGCCATGCTCCCCGACGCCAAGAACGACTACGACAAACTCTTCGGCCTGCTCAAGGGCGGGCGTGAGTTCACGGCGTGGCGCGCGGGGGCGCTCGCGTCGTATACCGAGGTGCGGGCGGCGACGGGCGCGTTCCCCAGCGACGCGTCGCACACACATGGTGGCGGGCCGGCGGACCATCTCCGCTCGGCGCGGGCGCTGCTGATCGAGACCTATCGCCGGTTCGACGAGACGGTTGGTGTGGAAGCGCCCGATGCGCGGACGCTGGTGGTCGAGTTGGAGCATCCCACGCCGCACTTTCTCGACATCGTGGCCTTCGCGCCCTTCGCGGCGGTGGATGTCGAGACCATCGAGCGCTTCGAGCGGCTCGACGAGCGATCGGGCGTGGTCTCGACGGACTCGGCGTGGCTGACGCCGGAGCATCTGTGCACGTCCGGGCCGTTTGTCGTCTCGCGACTGCGGTTCAAGCGCGACGTGCGCCTCACGAAGAACCCGAACTACTGGGCGGCGGATCGCGTCGCGATCGACTCGGTCGAGATCCTGTCGATCGAAGATCCCTCGGCGCAGGTGCTGGCGTACGAGACCGGGGCGGCGGAGATGGTGGCGGACGTGACCGCGCCGTATGTCGCCGAGATGCTCGCCGCCAAGCGAGAGTTCTACGCCGAGCACCAGTCGCTGGTGGACGAGATGCGGGCCAAGGGCGCGAGCGAGTTGGAGATTGACCGAGCCCTCCCGCGCGACCCGCGGAGCCGCATCCACGCGTTCCCGGCGTATGGCATGTACTTCTACAACTTCAACTGTGCGCCGCGGCTTCGCGACGGGCGGCCCAACCCCTTCGCCGACGCGCGCGTGCGCAAGGCCTTCGCCCTCGCGATCGACAAGCAGCGCATCGCCGACGACGTGCGCCGCCTCGGCGAGACGCCCGCCACGACCGTCATCCCTCCCGGAGCGATCGACGGGTACTCCTCGCCCACGGGGTGCGGCTTCGACCCCGAAGAAGCGCGACGCCTGCTCGCGGACGCTGGGCACGCCAACGGCCAAGGCCTTCCCGTCATCGAGATCCTCCTCAACAAGCAGGGCGGGCACGAGTTGATCGCCCAGGCCGTGCAGCGGGATTGGCGTTCGATCCTGGGCGTCGAGGTTCGCCTGGAGGTGAAGGAGACGCGTGTCTTCCGCGACGACCTCAAAAACGGCAACTTCATGGTCAGCCGCGCCTCGTGGTTCGGGGACTATGGCGACCCGCAGACCTTCCTCGACATCAACCGGACGAACGACAACAACAACGATCGGCAGTATTCCAACCCGGCGTACGACGCGCTGCTGGTGCAGAGCGAGCGGGCGACGACGCTCCGTGAGCGGTACGACCTGCAATCCCGAGCCGAGCGGATGCTGGTGGAGGAGGAGTTCCCCCTCGCGCCGATCTTCCGGTACATGAACGTGCTGCTCTTCGACGCCCACGAGGTGCGGGGCGTGAGCGACCACGCGCGTCAGATCCAGGACTTTTCGCGGGTGTCGATCGACCGGGGCGAGGGACGCGAGGAGTAG
- a CDS encoding sodium:solute symporter has protein sequence MGLYALVLITTGVIFSLKKQRDTSDYFLGGRSMPAWAVAISILATAQSAATFIGVPSMSYDADLRYLSSNIGGILAIVVLVRVFIPAFYRRRVFTPYELLETRFGPRAKTAASATYLIGRIFSTGSRVFIGSIPASLIVFGDTSASHLALAVGLMTVLGIAYTLVGGIRSVIWTDVIQAGIYLGTAAFTIGFLLREIPAPMTDIVHALIHPNDAENVPSKLTLLSLGFGPNGIDFADSWTLLASVTGLFLLALASYGMDQDLVQRMLTCKSPREGARSAILGMLIGIPAVAIFLVIGLLMWVYYQRPDLAGAEHAIRTQEKWIFLTFILHDMPRGVAGLMMAGLFAAGLSTVSSTLNSMSSTFVSDFYKPRCEGRDERHFVRVGRLGVVGFGVLLGGFALACIALYDPDSQGLIDFALGVMGFAYAGLLAVFLTALFTKMGSERSAIAALVTGFVVVACLNPTIRLWVAGVIEQNRAGHEPVSWLRTSIAFPWLLLAGTIVATIVCMLGTPTGRTLDAEVPATTGEVDADRRDHTTGGSRGA, from the coding sequence ATGGGCTTGTACGCCCTCGTGCTCATCACGACGGGTGTCATTTTCTCGCTCAAGAAGCAACGGGACACCTCGGACTACTTCCTTGGCGGGCGCTCCATGCCCGCCTGGGCCGTGGCCATCTCGATCCTCGCGACCGCCCAGTCCGCCGCGACGTTCATCGGCGTGCCCAGCATGTCGTACGACGCCGACCTGCGCTATCTCTCGAGCAACATCGGCGGCATCCTCGCGATCGTGGTCCTGGTTCGCGTCTTCATTCCCGCGTTTTATCGTCGGCGGGTCTTCACGCCCTATGAACTCCTCGAGACGCGCTTCGGCCCACGCGCCAAGACGGCCGCGAGCGCCACGTATCTCATCGGGCGAATCTTCTCCACGGGCTCGCGCGTCTTCATCGGTTCCATCCCGGCCTCGCTCATCGTCTTCGGCGACACTTCGGCGTCGCACCTCGCGCTCGCCGTCGGGCTCATGACCGTCCTCGGCATCGCCTACACGCTCGTCGGCGGGATCCGAAGCGTCATCTGGACCGACGTGATCCAGGCGGGGATCTACCTCGGGACGGCCGCGTTCACGATCGGGTTTCTTCTCCGCGAGATTCCCGCACCGATGACCGACATCGTCCACGCGCTCATCCACCCCAACGACGCCGAGAACGTCCCCTCGAAACTCACGCTCCTCTCACTGGGCTTCGGACCCAACGGCATCGACTTCGCAGACTCGTGGACATTGCTCGCGTCGGTCACGGGCCTCTTCCTCCTCGCCCTCGCGTCGTATGGCATGGACCAGGATCTTGTGCAGCGCATGCTCACGTGCAAATCGCCACGCGAGGGCGCCCGCTCGGCGATCCTGGGCATGCTCATCGGCATCCCCGCCGTCGCGATCTTTCTCGTGATCGGGCTTCTGATGTGGGTCTACTACCAGCGCCCGGACCTCGCGGGCGCCGAGCACGCGATTCGAACGCAGGAGAAATGGATCTTCCTGACCTTCATCCTGCACGACATGCCCCGGGGCGTGGCGGGATTGATGATGGCGGGCCTCTTCGCCGCAGGACTCTCGACGGTCTCGTCCACGCTCAACTCGATGTCGTCCACGTTCGTCAGCGACTTCTACAAGCCGCGATGCGAAGGCCGTGACGAGCGACACTTCGTCCGCGTTGGGCGCCTCGGCGTCGTCGGGTTCGGCGTGCTCCTCGGCGGATTCGCCCTCGCCTGCATCGCGCTCTATGACCCCGATTCTCAGGGACTCATCGACTTCGCGCTGGGCGTGATGGGCTTCGCCTACGCGGGTCTCCTCGCCGTCTTTCTGACGGCACTCTTCACAAAGATGGGCAGCGAGCGAAGCGCCATCGCCGCTCTCGTCACCGGCTTTGTCGTTGTGGCGTGCCTGAATCCCACGATTCGCCTGTGGGTCGCGGGCGTGATCGAACAGAATCGCGCGGGGCACGAGCCTGTGTCGTGGCTCCGTACGTCGATCGCGTTTCCGTGGTTATTGTTGGCCGGAACGATCGTCGCGACAATTGTCTGCATGCTCGGCACACCCACGGGACGGACGCTCGACGCCGAGGTGCCAGCGACTACTGGTGAAGTTGACGCCGACCGCCGCGATCACACGACGGGAGGTTCGCGTGGCGCATGA
- a CDS encoding LacI family DNA-binding transcriptional regulator, with amino-acid sequence MSGTGESRAKNEGGKPASSIREVAAAAGVSIATVSRVMNNPAAVSPATAARVLEVIRRLEYSPSPLAQAFSSGESRVIGLALPAYHGEFFTELLQGADAEAARLGYHLLVTTVAPNQSGGVRRQRMLGAGLVDGLAILIASESDPFTKEAVESPLPTVVIDTDMRERELDSVILDNEKGTREAVEHLLRWVEPSRLHFVGGPMHNFDASQRLRTFTQVLQEHGWRVTPDQISSGEYTFEWGKEWALRTLRTGNLQGAGVLAGDDTIACGIIRAAEDAHVWVPDQLRIVGFDDSRIASIIRPRLSSVALPMVEVGAAAINMLTKRMEHRDAPVQFLKLPTRLIVRESSTAMSF; translated from the coding sequence ATGTCGGGGACCGGGGAATCACGGGCCAAGAACGAGGGCGGCAAGCCCGCGTCGTCCATTCGGGAGGTCGCGGCCGCCGCCGGTGTCTCTATCGCTACCGTCAGCCGCGTGATGAACAACCCCGCGGCGGTCTCGCCCGCCACGGCGGCCCGCGTCCTCGAGGTCATACGCCGACTCGAATACTCACCAAGTCCCCTCGCCCAGGCCTTCAGCAGCGGTGAGAGCCGTGTCATCGGTCTCGCGCTGCCGGCCTACCACGGGGAGTTCTTCACCGAACTCCTCCAGGGCGCCGATGCCGAGGCCGCACGCCTGGGGTATCACCTGCTCGTCACCACCGTCGCCCCCAACCAGTCTGGGGGTGTACGACGCCAGCGGATGCTCGGCGCGGGACTCGTCGATGGGCTCGCGATCCTCATCGCCAGTGAGAGCGATCCATTCACAAAGGAAGCCGTCGAGTCGCCCCTGCCCACGGTGGTGATCGATACCGACATGCGCGAGCGAGAACTCGACAGCGTGATCCTCGATAACGAGAAGGGGACGCGCGAGGCCGTCGAGCATCTGCTCCGCTGGGTCGAGCCCTCCCGCCTGCACTTTGTCGGCGGGCCCATGCACAACTTCGACGCGTCGCAGCGACTCCGCACATTCACACAGGTGCTCCAGGAGCACGGCTGGCGCGTCACCCCGGACCAGATCTCCAGCGGCGAGTACACCTTCGAGTGGGGCAAAGAGTGGGCCTTGCGGACGCTCCGCACGGGGAACCTCCAGGGCGCGGGCGTGCTCGCGGGCGACGACACCATCGCCTGTGGCATCATCCGGGCTGCCGAGGACGCCCACGTCTGGGTCCCCGATCAACTCCGAATCGTCGGGTTTGATGATTCGCGCATCGCGAGCATCATCCGCCCGCGCTTGTCGTCGGTCGCGCTCCCCATGGTCGAGGTCGGCGCGGCGGCGATCAACATGCTCACCAAGCGCATGGAGCACCGCGATGCGCCCGTGCAGTTCCTGAAACTGCCGACGCGTCTCATCGTGCGCGAGAGCAGCACCGCGATGTCGTTCTAA
- a CDS encoding FAD-dependent monooxygenase: protein MRYGEGKSIIIVGAGLAGALLACALGERGYRVRVFERRPDPRAKGFIGGRSINLALSVRGIDALKRVGLDRVVMKDAIPMRGRVLHDPLGGTAFQAYSKDGKDAINSISRGGLNLTLANEAEKHPNVTLHFAHRCEDVDLDAPSATFSVDDPNGTRLETVHADAIFGTDGAFSAVRTRMQKQDRFDYDQSYLAHGYKELHIPPTSSGEFAMEPNALHIWPRGGSMMIALPNPDKSFTCTLFWPFDGPHSFANLRTRDEVRAFFEREYKDAVPMMPTLVDDFISNPTSSLVTVRCWPWRHAAKVCILGDAAHAIVPFYGQGMNCAFEDVACLIDMLDAEQGDLAKVLPRFEAARKQNADAIADMALENFIEMRDKVASPWFRLKKKAEHALEAILPGVYRSLYTMVSFSTIPYAKARARARKQSSIIRGTVVAIAFAAAITLLALGLSMGR, encoded by the coding sequence ATGCGATACGGCGAGGGCAAATCCATCATCATCGTCGGCGCGGGCCTGGCCGGGGCGCTCCTCGCGTGCGCCTTGGGCGAACGAGGCTATCGCGTCCGCGTCTTTGAACGCCGCCCCGACCCAAGAGCCAAGGGCTTCATCGGCGGGCGATCGATCAACCTCGCCCTTAGCGTCCGCGGCATCGACGCGCTCAAACGCGTCGGGCTTGATCGCGTCGTGATGAAGGACGCCATCCCCATGCGCGGGCGCGTCCTCCACGATCCGTTGGGCGGCACCGCCTTCCAGGCCTATAGCAAAGACGGCAAGGACGCGATCAACTCGATCTCCCGCGGCGGGCTGAACCTCACGCTCGCCAACGAGGCCGAGAAGCACCCCAACGTCACGCTCCACTTCGCCCATCGCTGCGAGGACGTGGACCTCGACGCGCCGAGCGCCACCTTCAGTGTCGATGACCCGAACGGCACTCGTCTCGAGACCGTCCACGCCGACGCGATCTTCGGGACCGACGGCGCGTTTTCCGCCGTGCGCACGCGGATGCAGAAACAGGATCGATTCGACTATGACCAGTCGTACCTCGCGCACGGCTACAAGGAACTGCACATCCCGCCGACATCAAGCGGCGAGTTCGCGATGGAGCCGAACGCCCTGCACATCTGGCCCCGCGGCGGGTCGATGATGATCGCTCTCCCCAACCCCGACAAGAGTTTCACGTGCACGCTCTTCTGGCCCTTCGATGGGCCCCACTCCTTCGCGAACCTGCGGACGCGAGACGAGGTCCGCGCGTTCTTCGAGCGCGAGTACAAGGACGCCGTCCCGATGATGCCCACGCTCGTGGACGATTTCATCTCCAACCCCACGAGTTCGCTGGTCACGGTGCGCTGCTGGCCGTGGCGGCACGCGGCCAAGGTCTGCATTCTGGGCGACGCGGCCCACGCGATCGTGCCGTTCTATGGACAAGGGATGAACTGCGCCTTTGAGGATGTGGCGTGCCTGATCGACATGCTCGACGCTGAGCAGGGCGACCTCGCGAAGGTCCTGCCGAGATTCGAGGCCGCACGGAAACAGAATGCCGACGCGATCGCCGACATGGCCCTCGAGAACTTCATCGAGATGCGCGACAAGGTCGCCTCGCCCTGGTTCCGCCTGAAGAAGAAGGCCGAGCACGCCCTTGAGGCGATCCTCCCCGGCGTCTACCGCTCGCTCTACACGATGGTGAGTTTCTCGACGATTCCCTACGCGAAGGCCAGGGCGCGCGCACGAAAGCAATCCTCGATCATCCGCGGCACGGTCGTCGCGATCGCCTTTGCTGCGGCGATCACGCTCCTCGCCCTCGGCCTGAGCATGGGGCGATAG
- the murQ gene encoding N-acetylmuramic acid 6-phosphate etherase: MSSPWNPIPHHSSTPSPPDRAHVLTEQRNPRTMNLHTLGVRELVDTIQREDRAIADAMERAAPSLTAFITAIEPGFLRGGRLVYFGAGTSGRLGVLDASEAPPTFQVEPGRIVGLIAGGDASLRTSSEGREDELHGAHDALRSLKLTRDDSVLGIAAGGTTPYVLGGLALARSLATPPVTGLLACTRVEPTHADHTIVLETGPEVITGSTRMKAGTATKLALNTISTTLMIRAGKVHENLMVDLRATNAKLRDRAARIVSTLTGLSRDAAFALLHEAAGSVKSAVAMHCLGVTRIEAERVLAAHSGRLDRALMNGPPTPP, encoded by the coding sequence ATGTCCTCGCCATGGAATCCAATACCACATCACTCTTCAACCCCCTCGCCACCCGACCGCGCGCACGTGCTCACCGAGCAGCGCAACCCGCGCACGATGAATCTCCACACGCTGGGCGTGCGTGAACTCGTGGACACGATCCAGCGTGAGGACCGCGCGATCGCCGACGCGATGGAACGTGCCGCCCCCTCGCTCACAGCGTTCATCACCGCCATCGAGCCGGGTTTCCTTCGCGGCGGGCGACTCGTGTACTTCGGCGCGGGCACCTCGGGCCGACTCGGCGTGCTCGACGCGAGCGAGGCGCCGCCAACGTTCCAGGTCGAACCGGGACGAATCGTCGGCCTCATCGCGGGTGGCGACGCATCGCTGCGAACCTCCAGCGAGGGACGCGAGGACGAACTCCACGGCGCTCACGACGCCCTGCGATCGCTCAAACTCACACGCGACGACTCGGTCCTCGGCATCGCCGCGGGCGGCACGACGCCCTACGTCCTCGGCGGCCTCGCCCTCGCGCGATCACTCGCCACACCGCCGGTCACCGGCCTGCTCGCGTGCACGCGCGTCGAGCCGACACACGCCGACCACACCATCGTCCTCGAGACCGGGCCCGAGGTCATCACCGGCTCCACACGCATGAAGGCCGGGACCGCAACCAAACTCGCGCTCAACACCATCTCCACGACGCTCATGATCCGCGCCGGCAAGGTCCACGAGAACCTCATGGTCGATCTCCGCGCCACCAATGCCAAACTCCGCGATCGGGCCGCGAGAATCGTCTCCACACTCACCGGCCTCTCACGCGATGCGGCCTTCGCGCTCCTCCATGAGGCCGCCGGCAGCGTGAAATCGGCCGTCGCCATGCATTGTCTCGGCGTCACTCGCATCGAGGCCGAGCGTGTGCTGGCGGCCCACTCAGGCCGCCTCGATCGTGCCTTGATGAATGGTCCACCCACCCCTCCCTGA
- a CDS encoding collagen-like protein, with amino-acid sequence MNRRAHVVSSLTAGLLACSFLTAAIALQPAGESPRSPQRPAGERGQPGDRGQPGERGRGDRAGGQSIESSMKGMNRAMRTLRDQVADASKKDENLRLINDIQRNCVNAKGQPLPKNILENATDEAQKEQWAREYRTKLATCLKLMAEVELAIIDGKGAEASKALDQIHTLEEQGHTDLGVKD; translated from the coding sequence ATGAATCGTCGCGCCCACGTCGTCTCGTCTCTGACCGCCGGCCTTCTCGCCTGCTCGTTCCTCACGGCCGCCATCGCCTTGCAGCCCGCGGGTGAGTCACCACGCTCGCCCCAGCGCCCCGCCGGCGAGCGAGGCCAACCAGGTGATCGTGGTCAACCCGGTGAGCGTGGCCGCGGTGATCGCGCCGGCGGCCAGAGCATCGAGTCCTCCATGAAGGGCATGAACCGCGCGATGCGCACCCTCCGCGACCAGGTCGCCGACGCGAGCAAGAAGGACGAGAACCTCCGACTCATCAACGACATCCAGCGCAACTGCGTGAACGCCAAGGGCCAGCCCCTGCCCAAGAACATTCTCGAGAACGCGACGGATGAGGCCCAGAAAGAGCAGTGGGCACGCGAGTACCGCACGAAACTTGCCACCTGCCTGAAACTCATGGCCGAGGTCGAACTCGCCATCATCGATGGCAAGGGTGCCGAAGCCTCCAAGGCCCTCGATCAGATCCACACGCTCGAAGAGCAGGGGCACACCGATCTTGGCGTGAAAGATTGA